The Puntigrus tetrazona isolate hp1 chromosome 23, ASM1883169v1, whole genome shotgun sequence genome has a segment encoding these proteins:
- the hipk1a gene encoding homeodomain-interacting protein kinase 1 isoform X1 yields MSQMQAFSSPSVSSSGLSRSKKLKLENHAWNVSSQSGESGYYQHSPNQPNGSSPSTSGFNPSYNSSSVVFPPPGGSREQTVVRAADSTGSVPEPSSSSSSSSASSQRGKDAGSASLTCEGYQKQGSLKRKSEEVDSSDSVQILEELSAPVLPNRVAGGGGNATAQSIAHSTSTTKSSNSHSEGDYQLVQHEILCSVSNSYEVLEFLGRGTFGQVAKCWKRGTNEIVAIKILKNHPSYARQGQIEVSILSRLSTENADEFNFVRSYECFQHKNHTCLVFEMLEQNLYDFLKHSKFSPLLLKCIRPVLQQVATALMKLKSLGLIHADLKPENIMLVDPIRQPYRVKVIDFGSASHVSKAVCSTYLQSRYYRAPEIILGLPFCEAIDMWSLGCVIAELFLGWPLYPGASEYDQIRYISQTQGLPAEYLLSAGTKTSRFFHRGPDSSYPLWRLKTPAEHEAEFGIKSKEARKYIFNCLDDMMQVNMTNLEGTDILAEKADRREFIDLLKKMLTLDADKRITPTKTLNHPFVTMAHLLHFPHSSHVKSCFQNMEICKRRCTAFDNNKNLFASHNAPSAAANLTVTFSSQLNQHSQMASTGGQSLSLSSNVPLLNYQPGLYQQATINIPGLAQQGVPLQARPTQLCAQTEPFQQTLIVCPPTIQGLQTSNKHAGYPVRMDNSVPIVPQNQSTQPLHIQPSMLTQFLHTSLYPFPNQSSSSTPLTVASLRLPVAGMTPLALGSRRLEQSATMLQGWPAGTQQILIPSSWQQMSGMTMHNPSQPVLSDSPMSSLLSDNSTQQNSSWRGRHGGQCDGTQQGSAQGRNVSTQPSHTGPASSRAQQSGLKRSKGRHAESKARPTSSQQPSSSVAHSCGDASQPIIISDTPSPAVSIITIHSDTEDEDDRKYPPESCSVNQRTNVISCVTVHDSQDSDSSTSTPLSPKRLPSTHSKSLAVVTPSVKTQLWDGASGEQSTNSSGKSKKGTALQSSERHQRAASNRSQPLNLSQAQQSMMSSHDRAGGGSLRRQPTYPPTGPSHSYRLHEASLFGSTSSLYAYPASAALASVSQAVDQLHTSATSSCSSSSGRHTRTAGPYSASLSLLQKNSAMGVMCQASAPYQQHTTPSYQRSAAFPLSQRKLNQYPYL; encoded by the exons ATGTCACAAATGCAGGCGTTTTCCTCTCCCTCCGTGTCCTCCAGTGGCCTGTCGCGCTCCAAGAAACTGAAGTTGGAAAACCACGCATGGAACGTGAGCAGCCAATCAGGTGAGAGCGGCTACTACCAGCACAGCCCGAACCAGCCGAATGGCTCCTCCCCCTCCACATCTGGATTCAACCCCAGTTACAACTCCTCCAGCGTGGTCTTTCCTCCTCCTGGAGGCTCGCGGGAGCAGACAGTGGTACGCGCCGCAGACAGCACCGGCAGCGTCCCGGAGCCTTCATCGTCCTCCTCGTCATCGTCCGCGTCCAGTCAGCGTGGAAAAGATGCGGGCTCCGCCTCCCTGACGTGCGAGGGCTATCAGAAGCAGGGCAGTCTGAAGCGGAAAAGCGAGGAGGTGGACAGCAGCGACAGCGTGCAGATTTTGGAGGAGCTGTCTGCTCCCGTGCTCCCCAACCGCGTGGCCGGAGGCGGAGGCAATGCCACGGCTCAGTCCATCGCTCACTCCACGTCCACCACCAAGAGCAGCAACTCTCACAGCGAGGGCGACTACCAGCTGGTGCAGCACGAGATCCTCTGCTCCGTCTCCAACAGCTACGAGGTTCTGGAGTTCCTCGGACGGGGCACGTTTGGGCAGGTCGCCAAATGCTGGAAGCGTGGAACCAACGAGATCGTGGCCATTAAGATTCTCAAGAATCATCCGTCGTATGCCCGCCAGGGTCAAATAGAG GTGAGCATCCTCAGCCGTCTGAGCACAGAGAATGCAGACGAGTTCAACTTTGTGCGCTCTTACGAGTGCTTCCAGCACAAGAACCACACGTGTCTGGTGTTCGAGATGCTGGAGCAGAACCTCTACGACTTCCTCAAGCACAGCAAGTTCAGTCCACTGCTCCTCAAATGTATCCGGCCGGTCCTGCAGCAGGTCGCCACGGCGCTGATGAAGCTGAAGAGCTTGGGTCTCATCCACGCTGATCTGAAGCCTGAAAACATCATGCTGGTGGACCCCATCAGACAGCCCTACAGAGTCAAAGTCATTGACTTCGGTTCAGCGAGTCATGTCTCGAAGGCGGTGTGTTCGACCTACCTGCAGTCTAGATATTACCG GGCGCCTGAGATCATTCTGGGCCTTCCGTTCTGTGAGGCCATTGACATGTGGTCACTGGGTTGTGTCATTGCTGAGCTGTTTTTGGGCTGGCCTTTGTATCCAGGAGCCTCAGAATACGATCAG ATTCGGTACATTTCCCAGACTCAAGGTTTGCCAGCTGAGTATCTCCTGAGCGCCGGCACTAAAACCAGCCGTTTCTTCCACAGAGGTCCAGACTCCAGCTACCCTCTCTGGAGACTCAAG acTCCTGCAGAGCACGAGGCAGAGTTTGGGATTAAGTCCAAAGAGGCTCGCAAATATATCTTCAACTGCCTTGATGACATGATGCAG GTCAACATGACTAACCTGGAAGGCACGGACATCTTAGCGGAGAAGGCCGATCGGAGGGAGTTCATTGACCTGCTAAAGAAAATGCTAACTCTGGACGCAGACAAGCGGATCACGCCCACCAAGACCCTCAACCACCCGTTTGTGACAATGGCTCACCTGCTTCACTTCCCACACAGCTCACA CGTGAAGTCCTGCTTCCAAAACATGGAGATCTGCAAGCGCAGGTGCACCGCTTtcgacaacaacaaaaacctgtTCGCCAGCCACAACGCCCCCAGCGCAGCCGCCAACCTCACCGTCACCTTCAGCAGTCAACTCAATCAGCACAGCCAG ATGGCCTCCACGGGGGGCCAGTCCCTGTCTCTTAGCAGCAACGTCCCTTTACTGAACTACCAGCCTGGTCTGTACCAGCAGGCCACTATAAATATACCAGGCTTGGCTCAGCAGGGTGTGCCATTGCAGGCTCGCCCTACTCAGCTGTGTGCCCAGACAGAGCCTTTCCAGCAAACCCTCATTGTGTGCCCTCCCACCATCCAGG GGCTGCAGACCTCCAATAAACATGCTGGATATCCAGTGAGAATGGATAACTCTGTTCCCATAGTGCCCCAGAACCAGTCCACCCAACCTCTACACATTCAGCCCAGCATGCTCACACAG TTCCTCCACACATCCCTCTATCCCTTCCCCAAccagagcagcagcagcacgcCGCTGACGGTGGCCTCCCTGCGTCTTCCAGTGGCGGGAATGACGCCGCTGGCCTTGGGCTCTCGGCGTCTGGAGCAGAGTGCCACCATGCTG CAGGGCTGGCCAGCAGGGACTCAGCAGATCCTCATTCCTTCTTCATGGCAGCAGATGTCAGGAATGACCATGCACAATCCCAGCCAACCTGTGCTTTCCGACTCACCCATGAGCTCTCTGCTCTCGGACAACAGCACACAGCAGAACAGCAGCTGGAG GGGTCGACATGGAGGTCAGTGCGATGGGACGCAGCAGGGCTCTGCGCAGGGGCGTAACGTGAGCACACAGCCCTCCCACACAGGGCCAGCCAGCAGTCGAGCACAGCAGAGCGGACTGAAGAGGTCGAAGGGTCGACACGCTGAGAGCAAAGCCAG ACCCACGTCGTCCCAGCAGCCGTCTTCTTCAGTAGCGCACAGCTGTGGTGACGCGTCCCAGCCCATCATCATATCTGACACGCCCAGCCCAGCCGTCAGCATCATCACCATCCACAGCGACACCGAGGACGAGGACGACAGGAAGTATCCTCCTGAAAG CTGTAGTGTGAACCAGCGCACAAACGTCATCAGCTGTGTGACTGTGCATGACTCCCAGGACTCAGACTCCTCCACCAGCACCCCTCTCAGCCCCAAACGCCTTCCCAGCACACACTCCAAGTCTCTAGCCGTGGTCACGCCGTCAGTGAAAACACAGCTCTGGGATGGAGCGTCAGGAG AGCAAAGTACTAATAGTTCTGGGAAATCAAAGAAAGGAACGGCTTTACAGTCCAGCGAGCGGCATCAGAGAGCGGCGTCCAACAGATCTCAGCCTCTCAACCTGAGCCAG GCGCAGCAGTCAATGATGTCATCACATGACCGCGCAGGGGGCGGATCCCTGAGGCGCCAGCCCACCTACCCCCCTACAGGCCCCTCCCACTCCTACAGGCTTCATGAAGCGTCGCTCTTCGGCTCCACCTCCAGTCTGTACGCGTACCCTGCGTCTGCAGCCCTGGCCTCGGTGTCGCAGGCCGTGGACCAGCTGCACACTTCGGCCACTTCCtcctgctcctcttcctccggCCGACACACTCGCACCGCCGGCCCGTACTCGGCCTCCCTAAGCCTTCTGCAGAAGAACAGTGCCATGGGCGTCATGTGTCAGGCGTCAGCTCCGTACCAGCAGCACACCACACCGTCCTACCAGCGGTCCGCAGCGTTTCCCCTCAGCCAGAGGAAACTCAACCAGTACCCGTACCTGTGA
- the hipk1a gene encoding homeodomain-interacting protein kinase 1 isoform X3: protein MSQMQAFSSPSVSSSGLSRSKKLKLENHAWNVSSQSGESGYYQHSPNQPNGSSPSTSGFNPSYNSSSVVFPPPGGSREQTVVRAADSTGSVPEPSSSSSSSSASSQRGKDAGSASLTCEGYQKQGSLKRKSEEVDSSDSVQILEELSAPVLPNRVAGGGGNATAQSIAHSTSTTKSSNSHSEGDYQLVQHEILCSVSNSYEVLEFLGRGTFGQVAKCWKRGTNEIVAIKILKNHPSYARQGQIEVSILSRLSTENADEFNFVRSYECFQHKNHTCLVFEMLEQNLYDFLKHSKFSPLLLKCIRPVLQQVATALMKLKSLGLIHADLKPENIMLVDPIRQPYRVKVIDFGSASHVSKAVCSTYLQSRYYRAPEIILGLPFCEAIDMWSLGCVIAELFLGWPLYPGASEYDQIRYISQTQGLPAEYLLSAGTKTSRFFHRGPDSSYPLWRLKTPAEHEAEFGIKSKEARKYIFNCLDDMMQVNMTNLEGTDILAEKADRREFIDLLKKMLTLDADKRITPTKTLNHPFVTMAHLLHFPHSSHVKSCFQNMEICKRRCTAFDNNKNLFASHNAPSAAANLTVTFSSQLNQHSQMASTGGQSLSLSSNVPLLNYQPGLYQQATINIPGLAQQGVPLQARPTQLCAQTEPFQQTLIVCPPTIQGLQTSNKHAGYPVRMDNSVPIVPQNQSTQPLHIQPSMLTQQGWPAGTQQILIPSSWQQMSGMTMHNPSQPVLSDSPMSSLLSDNSTQQNSSWRGRHGGQCDGTQQGSAQGRNVSTQPSHTGPASSRAQQSGLKRSKGRHAESKARPTSSQQPSSSVAHSCGDASQPIIISDTPSPAVSIITIHSDTEDEDDRKYPPESCSVNQRTNVISCVTVHDSQDSDSSTSTPLSPKRLPSTHSKSLAVVTPSVKTQLWDGASGEQSTNSSGKSKKGTALQSSERHQRAASNRSQPLNLSQAQQSMMSSHDRAGGGSLRRQPTYPPTGPSHSYRLHEASLFGSTSSLYAYPASAALASVSQAVDQLHTSATSSCSSSSGRHTRTAGPYSASLSLLQKNSAMGVMCQASAPYQQHTTPSYQRSAAFPLSQRKLNQYPYL, encoded by the exons ATGTCACAAATGCAGGCGTTTTCCTCTCCCTCCGTGTCCTCCAGTGGCCTGTCGCGCTCCAAGAAACTGAAGTTGGAAAACCACGCATGGAACGTGAGCAGCCAATCAGGTGAGAGCGGCTACTACCAGCACAGCCCGAACCAGCCGAATGGCTCCTCCCCCTCCACATCTGGATTCAACCCCAGTTACAACTCCTCCAGCGTGGTCTTTCCTCCTCCTGGAGGCTCGCGGGAGCAGACAGTGGTACGCGCCGCAGACAGCACCGGCAGCGTCCCGGAGCCTTCATCGTCCTCCTCGTCATCGTCCGCGTCCAGTCAGCGTGGAAAAGATGCGGGCTCCGCCTCCCTGACGTGCGAGGGCTATCAGAAGCAGGGCAGTCTGAAGCGGAAAAGCGAGGAGGTGGACAGCAGCGACAGCGTGCAGATTTTGGAGGAGCTGTCTGCTCCCGTGCTCCCCAACCGCGTGGCCGGAGGCGGAGGCAATGCCACGGCTCAGTCCATCGCTCACTCCACGTCCACCACCAAGAGCAGCAACTCTCACAGCGAGGGCGACTACCAGCTGGTGCAGCACGAGATCCTCTGCTCCGTCTCCAACAGCTACGAGGTTCTGGAGTTCCTCGGACGGGGCACGTTTGGGCAGGTCGCCAAATGCTGGAAGCGTGGAACCAACGAGATCGTGGCCATTAAGATTCTCAAGAATCATCCGTCGTATGCCCGCCAGGGTCAAATAGAG GTGAGCATCCTCAGCCGTCTGAGCACAGAGAATGCAGACGAGTTCAACTTTGTGCGCTCTTACGAGTGCTTCCAGCACAAGAACCACACGTGTCTGGTGTTCGAGATGCTGGAGCAGAACCTCTACGACTTCCTCAAGCACAGCAAGTTCAGTCCACTGCTCCTCAAATGTATCCGGCCGGTCCTGCAGCAGGTCGCCACGGCGCTGATGAAGCTGAAGAGCTTGGGTCTCATCCACGCTGATCTGAAGCCTGAAAACATCATGCTGGTGGACCCCATCAGACAGCCCTACAGAGTCAAAGTCATTGACTTCGGTTCAGCGAGTCATGTCTCGAAGGCGGTGTGTTCGACCTACCTGCAGTCTAGATATTACCG GGCGCCTGAGATCATTCTGGGCCTTCCGTTCTGTGAGGCCATTGACATGTGGTCACTGGGTTGTGTCATTGCTGAGCTGTTTTTGGGCTGGCCTTTGTATCCAGGAGCCTCAGAATACGATCAG ATTCGGTACATTTCCCAGACTCAAGGTTTGCCAGCTGAGTATCTCCTGAGCGCCGGCACTAAAACCAGCCGTTTCTTCCACAGAGGTCCAGACTCCAGCTACCCTCTCTGGAGACTCAAG acTCCTGCAGAGCACGAGGCAGAGTTTGGGATTAAGTCCAAAGAGGCTCGCAAATATATCTTCAACTGCCTTGATGACATGATGCAG GTCAACATGACTAACCTGGAAGGCACGGACATCTTAGCGGAGAAGGCCGATCGGAGGGAGTTCATTGACCTGCTAAAGAAAATGCTAACTCTGGACGCAGACAAGCGGATCACGCCCACCAAGACCCTCAACCACCCGTTTGTGACAATGGCTCACCTGCTTCACTTCCCACACAGCTCACA CGTGAAGTCCTGCTTCCAAAACATGGAGATCTGCAAGCGCAGGTGCACCGCTTtcgacaacaacaaaaacctgtTCGCCAGCCACAACGCCCCCAGCGCAGCCGCCAACCTCACCGTCACCTTCAGCAGTCAACTCAATCAGCACAGCCAG ATGGCCTCCACGGGGGGCCAGTCCCTGTCTCTTAGCAGCAACGTCCCTTTACTGAACTACCAGCCTGGTCTGTACCAGCAGGCCACTATAAATATACCAGGCTTGGCTCAGCAGGGTGTGCCATTGCAGGCTCGCCCTACTCAGCTGTGTGCCCAGACAGAGCCTTTCCAGCAAACCCTCATTGTGTGCCCTCCCACCATCCAGG GGCTGCAGACCTCCAATAAACATGCTGGATATCCAGTGAGAATGGATAACTCTGTTCCCATAGTGCCCCAGAACCAGTCCACCCAACCTCTACACATTCAGCCCAGCATGCTCACACAG CAGGGCTGGCCAGCAGGGACTCAGCAGATCCTCATTCCTTCTTCATGGCAGCAGATGTCAGGAATGACCATGCACAATCCCAGCCAACCTGTGCTTTCCGACTCACCCATGAGCTCTCTGCTCTCGGACAACAGCACACAGCAGAACAGCAGCTGGAG GGGTCGACATGGAGGTCAGTGCGATGGGACGCAGCAGGGCTCTGCGCAGGGGCGTAACGTGAGCACACAGCCCTCCCACACAGGGCCAGCCAGCAGTCGAGCACAGCAGAGCGGACTGAAGAGGTCGAAGGGTCGACACGCTGAGAGCAAAGCCAG ACCCACGTCGTCCCAGCAGCCGTCTTCTTCAGTAGCGCACAGCTGTGGTGACGCGTCCCAGCCCATCATCATATCTGACACGCCCAGCCCAGCCGTCAGCATCATCACCATCCACAGCGACACCGAGGACGAGGACGACAGGAAGTATCCTCCTGAAAG CTGTAGTGTGAACCAGCGCACAAACGTCATCAGCTGTGTGACTGTGCATGACTCCCAGGACTCAGACTCCTCCACCAGCACCCCTCTCAGCCCCAAACGCCTTCCCAGCACACACTCCAAGTCTCTAGCCGTGGTCACGCCGTCAGTGAAAACACAGCTCTGGGATGGAGCGTCAGGAG AGCAAAGTACTAATAGTTCTGGGAAATCAAAGAAAGGAACGGCTTTACAGTCCAGCGAGCGGCATCAGAGAGCGGCGTCCAACAGATCTCAGCCTCTCAACCTGAGCCAG GCGCAGCAGTCAATGATGTCATCACATGACCGCGCAGGGGGCGGATCCCTGAGGCGCCAGCCCACCTACCCCCCTACAGGCCCCTCCCACTCCTACAGGCTTCATGAAGCGTCGCTCTTCGGCTCCACCTCCAGTCTGTACGCGTACCCTGCGTCTGCAGCCCTGGCCTCGGTGTCGCAGGCCGTGGACCAGCTGCACACTTCGGCCACTTCCtcctgctcctcttcctccggCCGACACACTCGCACCGCCGGCCCGTACTCGGCCTCCCTAAGCCTTCTGCAGAAGAACAGTGCCATGGGCGTCATGTGTCAGGCGTCAGCTCCGTACCAGCAGCACACCACACCGTCCTACCAGCGGTCCGCAGCGTTTCCCCTCAGCCAGAGGAAACTCAACCAGTACCCGTACCTGTGA
- the hipk1a gene encoding homeodomain-interacting protein kinase 1 isoform X2: MSQMQAFSSPSVSSSGLSRSKKLKLENHAWNVSSQSGESGYYQHSPNQPNGSSPSTSGFNPSYNSSSVVFPPPGGSREQTVVRAADSTGSVPEPSSSSSSSSASSQRGKDAGSASLTCEGYQKQGSLKRKSEEVDSSDSVQILEELSAPVLPNRVAGGGGNATAQSIAHSTSTTKSSNSHSEGDYQLVQHEILCSVSNSYEVLEFLGRGTFGQVAKCWKRGTNEIVAIKILKNHPSYARQGQIEVSILSRLSTENADEFNFVRSYECFQHKNHTCLVFEMLEQNLYDFLKHSKFSPLLLKCIRPVLQQVATALMKLKSLGLIHADLKPENIMLVDPIRQPYRVKVIDFGSASHVSKAVCSTYLQSRYYRAPEIILGLPFCEAIDMWSLGCVIAELFLGWPLYPGASEYDQIRYISQTQGLPAEYLLSAGTKTSRFFHRGPDSSYPLWRLKTPAEHEAEFGIKSKEARKYIFNCLDDMMQVNMTNLEGTDILAEKADRREFIDLLKKMLTLDADKRITPTKTLNHPFVTMAHLLHFPHSSHVKSCFQNMEICKRRCTAFDNNKNLFASHNAPSAAANLTVTFSSQLNQHSQMASTGGQSLSLSSNVPLLNYQPGLYQQATINIPGLAQQGVPLQARPTQLCAQTEPFQQTLIVCPPTIQGLQTSNKHAGYPVRMDNSVPIVPQNQSTQPLHIQPSMLTQFLHTSLYPFPNQSSSSTPLTVASLRLPVAGMTPLALGSRRLEQSATMLGWPAGTQQILIPSSWQQMSGMTMHNPSQPVLSDSPMSSLLSDNSTQQNSSWRGRHGGQCDGTQQGSAQGRNVSTQPSHTGPASSRAQQSGLKRSKGRHAESKARPTSSQQPSSSVAHSCGDASQPIIISDTPSPAVSIITIHSDTEDEDDRKYPPESCSVNQRTNVISCVTVHDSQDSDSSTSTPLSPKRLPSTHSKSLAVVTPSVKTQLWDGASGEQSTNSSGKSKKGTALQSSERHQRAASNRSQPLNLSQAQQSMMSSHDRAGGGSLRRQPTYPPTGPSHSYRLHEASLFGSTSSLYAYPASAALASVSQAVDQLHTSATSSCSSSSGRHTRTAGPYSASLSLLQKNSAMGVMCQASAPYQQHTTPSYQRSAAFPLSQRKLNQYPYL, from the exons ATGTCACAAATGCAGGCGTTTTCCTCTCCCTCCGTGTCCTCCAGTGGCCTGTCGCGCTCCAAGAAACTGAAGTTGGAAAACCACGCATGGAACGTGAGCAGCCAATCAGGTGAGAGCGGCTACTACCAGCACAGCCCGAACCAGCCGAATGGCTCCTCCCCCTCCACATCTGGATTCAACCCCAGTTACAACTCCTCCAGCGTGGTCTTTCCTCCTCCTGGAGGCTCGCGGGAGCAGACAGTGGTACGCGCCGCAGACAGCACCGGCAGCGTCCCGGAGCCTTCATCGTCCTCCTCGTCATCGTCCGCGTCCAGTCAGCGTGGAAAAGATGCGGGCTCCGCCTCCCTGACGTGCGAGGGCTATCAGAAGCAGGGCAGTCTGAAGCGGAAAAGCGAGGAGGTGGACAGCAGCGACAGCGTGCAGATTTTGGAGGAGCTGTCTGCTCCCGTGCTCCCCAACCGCGTGGCCGGAGGCGGAGGCAATGCCACGGCTCAGTCCATCGCTCACTCCACGTCCACCACCAAGAGCAGCAACTCTCACAGCGAGGGCGACTACCAGCTGGTGCAGCACGAGATCCTCTGCTCCGTCTCCAACAGCTACGAGGTTCTGGAGTTCCTCGGACGGGGCACGTTTGGGCAGGTCGCCAAATGCTGGAAGCGTGGAACCAACGAGATCGTGGCCATTAAGATTCTCAAGAATCATCCGTCGTATGCCCGCCAGGGTCAAATAGAG GTGAGCATCCTCAGCCGTCTGAGCACAGAGAATGCAGACGAGTTCAACTTTGTGCGCTCTTACGAGTGCTTCCAGCACAAGAACCACACGTGTCTGGTGTTCGAGATGCTGGAGCAGAACCTCTACGACTTCCTCAAGCACAGCAAGTTCAGTCCACTGCTCCTCAAATGTATCCGGCCGGTCCTGCAGCAGGTCGCCACGGCGCTGATGAAGCTGAAGAGCTTGGGTCTCATCCACGCTGATCTGAAGCCTGAAAACATCATGCTGGTGGACCCCATCAGACAGCCCTACAGAGTCAAAGTCATTGACTTCGGTTCAGCGAGTCATGTCTCGAAGGCGGTGTGTTCGACCTACCTGCAGTCTAGATATTACCG GGCGCCTGAGATCATTCTGGGCCTTCCGTTCTGTGAGGCCATTGACATGTGGTCACTGGGTTGTGTCATTGCTGAGCTGTTTTTGGGCTGGCCTTTGTATCCAGGAGCCTCAGAATACGATCAG ATTCGGTACATTTCCCAGACTCAAGGTTTGCCAGCTGAGTATCTCCTGAGCGCCGGCACTAAAACCAGCCGTTTCTTCCACAGAGGTCCAGACTCCAGCTACCCTCTCTGGAGACTCAAG acTCCTGCAGAGCACGAGGCAGAGTTTGGGATTAAGTCCAAAGAGGCTCGCAAATATATCTTCAACTGCCTTGATGACATGATGCAG GTCAACATGACTAACCTGGAAGGCACGGACATCTTAGCGGAGAAGGCCGATCGGAGGGAGTTCATTGACCTGCTAAAGAAAATGCTAACTCTGGACGCAGACAAGCGGATCACGCCCACCAAGACCCTCAACCACCCGTTTGTGACAATGGCTCACCTGCTTCACTTCCCACACAGCTCACA CGTGAAGTCCTGCTTCCAAAACATGGAGATCTGCAAGCGCAGGTGCACCGCTTtcgacaacaacaaaaacctgtTCGCCAGCCACAACGCCCCCAGCGCAGCCGCCAACCTCACCGTCACCTTCAGCAGTCAACTCAATCAGCACAGCCAG ATGGCCTCCACGGGGGGCCAGTCCCTGTCTCTTAGCAGCAACGTCCCTTTACTGAACTACCAGCCTGGTCTGTACCAGCAGGCCACTATAAATATACCAGGCTTGGCTCAGCAGGGTGTGCCATTGCAGGCTCGCCCTACTCAGCTGTGTGCCCAGACAGAGCCTTTCCAGCAAACCCTCATTGTGTGCCCTCCCACCATCCAGG GGCTGCAGACCTCCAATAAACATGCTGGATATCCAGTGAGAATGGATAACTCTGTTCCCATAGTGCCCCAGAACCAGTCCACCCAACCTCTACACATTCAGCCCAGCATGCTCACACAG TTCCTCCACACATCCCTCTATCCCTTCCCCAAccagagcagcagcagcacgcCGCTGACGGTGGCCTCCCTGCGTCTTCCAGTGGCGGGAATGACGCCGCTGGCCTTGGGCTCTCGGCGTCTGGAGCAGAGTGCCACCATGCTG GGCTGGCCAGCAGGGACTCAGCAGATCCTCATTCCTTCTTCATGGCAGCAGATGTCAGGAATGACCATGCACAATCCCAGCCAACCTGTGCTTTCCGACTCACCCATGAGCTCTCTGCTCTCGGACAACAGCACACAGCAGAACAGCAGCTGGAG GGGTCGACATGGAGGTCAGTGCGATGGGACGCAGCAGGGCTCTGCGCAGGGGCGTAACGTGAGCACACAGCCCTCCCACACAGGGCCAGCCAGCAGTCGAGCACAGCAGAGCGGACTGAAGAGGTCGAAGGGTCGACACGCTGAGAGCAAAGCCAG ACCCACGTCGTCCCAGCAGCCGTCTTCTTCAGTAGCGCACAGCTGTGGTGACGCGTCCCAGCCCATCATCATATCTGACACGCCCAGCCCAGCCGTCAGCATCATCACCATCCACAGCGACACCGAGGACGAGGACGACAGGAAGTATCCTCCTGAAAG CTGTAGTGTGAACCAGCGCACAAACGTCATCAGCTGTGTGACTGTGCATGACTCCCAGGACTCAGACTCCTCCACCAGCACCCCTCTCAGCCCCAAACGCCTTCCCAGCACACACTCCAAGTCTCTAGCCGTGGTCACGCCGTCAGTGAAAACACAGCTCTGGGATGGAGCGTCAGGAG AGCAAAGTACTAATAGTTCTGGGAAATCAAAGAAAGGAACGGCTTTACAGTCCAGCGAGCGGCATCAGAGAGCGGCGTCCAACAGATCTCAGCCTCTCAACCTGAGCCAG GCGCAGCAGTCAATGATGTCATCACATGACCGCGCAGGGGGCGGATCCCTGAGGCGCCAGCCCACCTACCCCCCTACAGGCCCCTCCCACTCCTACAGGCTTCATGAAGCGTCGCTCTTCGGCTCCACCTCCAGTCTGTACGCGTACCCTGCGTCTGCAGCCCTGGCCTCGGTGTCGCAGGCCGTGGACCAGCTGCACACTTCGGCCACTTCCtcctgctcctcttcctccggCCGACACACTCGCACCGCCGGCCCGTACTCGGCCTCCCTAAGCCTTCTGCAGAAGAACAGTGCCATGGGCGTCATGTGTCAGGCGTCAGCTCCGTACCAGCAGCACACCACACCGTCCTACCAGCGGTCCGCAGCGTTTCCCCTCAGCCAGAGGAAACTCAACCAGTACCCGTACCTGTGA